A region from the Vicia villosa cultivar HV-30 ecotype Madison, WI linkage group LG3, Vvil1.0, whole genome shotgun sequence genome encodes:
- the LOC131658606 gene encoding GDSL esterase/lipase At5g45910-like, with the protein MKTVILFSITITCVCFRSFVSNANPLPYEAIFNFGDSTSDTGNSAFDHPPMDKSSPYGSTYFHHPAGRLSNGRLIIDFIAEAYGLPFLPAYKKITQSQEDIKKGVNFAYAGATALEFKYFVRSGVRPPSTENSLNVQFDWFKKLKPSLCNSKEECETFFKQSLFIVGEIGGNDVFSHISKTVTELREVVPLIVESITNTTSLLIGEGAVELVVPGNFPIGCSAAVLATVNTKKKEDYDEFGCLISYNTFTEYFNEQLKHSIETLKQKHPQAKIVYFDYYNDAKRLYQAPERYGFTSDKIEILKACCGGDGPYHVNEKFCGTPGTTLCSDPSKLINWDGAHFTEAAYRQIAKGLVEGPFANPSLKSAPFKIT; encoded by the exons ATGAAGACTGTGATTCTCTTTAGTATCACAATCACTTGTGTTTGTTTTAGAAGTTTTGTTTCAAATGCTAATCCTCTACCATATGAAGCCATATTCAACTTTGGTGACTCAACAAGTGATACCGGAAATTCTGCATTTGACCACCCACCTATGGACAAAAGTAGTCCTTATGGTTCAACGTACTTCCATCATCCCGCAGGACGTTTGTCCAATGGACGACTCATTATAGATTTTATAG CTGAAGCATACGGGTTGCCGTTTTTACCGGCTTATAAGAAGATCACCCAAAGTCAAGAGGATATAAAAAAGGGAGTTAATTTTGCATATGCTGGTGCAACTGCACTTGAGTTTAAGTATTTCGTTCGTAGTGGAGTCAGACCACCATCGACAGAAAACTCATTGAATGTGCAGTTTGATTGGTTTAAGAAACTAAAACCATCATTGTGTAATAGCAAAGAAG AATGTGAAACCTTCTTCAAACAATCATTGTTTATAGTGGGAGAGATTGGTGGAAATGATGTTTtttcacatatttctaaaaccGTTACAGAACTTCGAGAAGTAGTTCCCTTAATTGTTGAATCCATTACAAATACAACCTCG TTATTAATCGGAGAAGGAGCAGTAGAGCTAGTGGTTCCAGGAAACTTTCCAATAGGCTGCAGTGCTGCAGTATTGGCTACGGTGAACACTAAGAAGAAAGAAGactatgatgaatttggatgtttgATATCTTACAACACTTTTACTGAATACTTTAATGAGCAACTAAAACATTCTATAGAGACATTAAAACAGAAACATCCTCAAGCTAAGATAGTATATTTTGACTACTACAACGATGCCAAACGTTTATATCAAGCACCCGAACGATATG GATTTACTTCTGATAAGATTGAGATTTTGAAAGCTTGTTGTGGAGGTGACGGGCCATACCATGTTAATGAAAAATTTTGTGGAACACCTGGTACAACATTGTGCTCCGATCCTTCAAAATTAATAAATTGGGATGGAGCTCACTTTACAGAAGCAGCTTATAGACAAATAGCAAAAGGTTTAGTGGAAGGTCCATTTGCAAATCCTTCTTTAAAGTCTGCTCCTTTTAAGATAACATAA